The region TGCGGAAGTAACATACAGGATCTCAGCGACCCTCCACAGTCCCAAGTTCACCCGCCAGTGGAAAAcaccctccctctccacccctttCCTTTCAGTAAAAGGAACTACAATCTAATGAGGGGCTGGATGAGATTAGAGGTTTAGAGGTTAATCCTCAGATTTGCCCTGTTGAAATACAAACTCCCTGGTCCTTCCCTGGAAATTAACTCAATGTCAATTCAATTTAAAACGCCtctctgggggacttccctggtggtccagtggttaagactctacgctccgaatgcagggggcatgggttcgatctctggtcggggaactaagagatcccgcatgctgcatggtgtggccaagaaaacacaaaaaacaaaccaaaaaaccccgcCTCTCTGGATAGTGATCCTGGCCCTAGTCTAGGCTTGGCTCAGGTGGCCTCCAGATGTCTTTCCTTCCCTACCTAGAGAAGGATTGTCCGGTGTTTGTCTCCGGGCAGGGGTGGTGGGCCTGGCCTCACTTACCTCTCTTCAGGCGCTCCATGGCGCTCTTGCTACCAGCATAGGTGGGCCGGATCTCTTTGCCCATCTCCTCTATGACCGACAGCAGGTCGGTGTAAGTGCTCTGGGAGCCCTGGGCGCCAGGTGGTTTCATTGCCTATATCAAGAGAACAGGGCAGTGAGCTCAGGCCAAGAAGGGGCTCCCAGTCCCCATCCATAGGCAATCCCTCGGCTCCACTCACCTGCACATAGCCCATGGAGGGCGGTCCAAAGTCGTTAAACAGTGGTCTGAAAGGGGCAGCGGCTCCTGGCACCGAGCCCGACGGCGATGGGACACTTCCGGCTGCAACATGCGCCAGTAAGAGGTCAGCGCGGGGCAGGGACGCCTCGCCCCGACGTTCCAAGCCCTGGACCAGATTCGCCCGATTCCCTCCAAAGGGCTTCATTCCAGGCTGCTAAACTTCAGGACAAACCCCTCCCCCTGCGCTTCACCAACAAGCCCTTACGTGACCACGCCCACTTCACAGGCCAGCGAACTGAGGCTCAGCGAGGGTAGGCGGCAGGCCCAGTATTGCAGAACTCAGGCCGTCTTCTCTTCGAGACCTCGACCGCCCGGGCAGGCAAGCAGGGGTGGAGCTGGATCCTCACCTGTAGGGACCGGGGTGCCGGGCCCAGGGGTG is a window of Eschrichtius robustus isolate mEscRob2 chromosome 11, mEscRob2.pri, whole genome shotgun sequence DNA encoding:
- the CDK2AP2 gene encoding cyclin-dependent kinase 2-associated protein 2 isoform X3; amino-acid sequence: MGYVQAMKPPGAQGSQSTYTDLLSVIEEMGKEIRPTYAGSKSAMERLKRGIIHARALVRECLAETERNART
- the CDK2AP2 gene encoding cyclin-dependent kinase 2-associated protein 2 isoform X1, whose amino-acid sequence is MKPFGGNRANLVQGLERRGEASLPRADLLLAHVAAGSVPSPSGSVPGAAAPFRPLFNDFGPPSMGYVQAMKPPGAQGSQSTYTDLLSVIEEMGKEIRPTYAGSKSAMERLKRGIIHARALVRECLAETERNART
- the CDK2AP2 gene encoding cyclin-dependent kinase 2-associated protein 2 isoform X2, encoding MSYKPIAPAPSSTPGSSTPGPGTPVPTAGSVPSPSGSVPGAAAPFRPLFNDFGPPSMGYVQAMKPPGAQGSQSTYTDLLSVIEEMGKEIRPTYAGSKSAMERLKRGIIHARALVRECLAETERNART